The following DNA comes from Poecilia reticulata strain Guanapo linkage group LG5, Guppy_female_1.0+MT, whole genome shotgun sequence.
gtcatccgtgtttggtcattctaaattcccgtatgccatgttgggggttttgctggattttcttctggaatcgcgatattcgtgactggaatcggttcgtgttgctcctgccgtgtCGCTGGAGACatgaaccgatcgaacctgttgtacttttatcagctctgtggtcacagaagtttggagaatcggccgacaattcttaaatctttccgtctaaatcagacttaagactcacaagctctactcatctcctctcgaccactgcccaaacgttctccgactctggtcgctatggtaacgtttacatatctcttcaaaataagatacagaagcgccacaaaaattaacattttactttcgtgaaaatttttaCTCACGATAACGACTAAACGgggccctgagcttgtttctctgcaatgagatggtccgatctgggagtgatgggagacaataacacccgaagtgttgcttatatccacagcctgcttggtctctacgtggcgaagcagcttgaagctttgTTGCCTCATTAGcgagccggtcgccgcatgtcacgcagagcggcttgtaatgtgggactcacctaccggtccgggataaatccattctcctgtctcttctctgggccttttcccctttgcaaagaaactttccaaaaacatctgatctgttccttactcattttgctgcttgtgggctcaatgttggcgcgcaagaaACCGTGAGAATCTGgttaaaggatttaaaaaataaaagatcctccagactcaaataatacataaaacggaaatatttaattatttcttgtgcgggccggtgccaattggtccatggaccggtaccggtagacggaccgggggttggggaccactgcattAATGTACATGTGTGtaatgctgcagaaaaacatcccTATGTGGAAACTATATTGTATCTTGTAAAGTGGTACATAATATAACATAGTataatgtataaatatttgtgaaaaaatcaGAATGATACAGATGAGAGCGGAGAGCTCATTATTCTGTCATCGTCTAcgttagataaaaaaaataaatctattatCCAGTTTAGAAaatagcagaaataaatgtagaCATTTTGTGACAGCTTTATCTTTCTTGTTCAAAAAGATAATGTTTCACAGTCTAAGAACAAAGCAATTATTTCAACGCTTAAAACGCATATCAGTGGATTCTTGTTGTCCAGATAagaggaaaacatattttttaggATGGGAACAATATTGAAGTACTGGATCGTATTCCTGCTCCTGCCCCTCCCAGTGGAGTCCACCCACCTGATCATGACCCTTGGATGAGGGCATTATGATGGCCAGGATGCAGATCAGCTGGAAAATGGCACCCAGGAACAACCCATAGCGCAGGATGCTTTCCAGTAAGGTGGGTTCGGGTACCTCCGGAGGGGACAGGTCCAGCTCTGCAGACATGATGCTGCTGTGTCTGGACTTATTTCATCCGACGAACTTCCTGCCCAACCAACAGCAGTAGGATTAATTAACACTGTCTAGAAATTAGCTGGTTAAAGTTAAAATTGGATGCATGATAGCCTCGTATCTGCAAAGCTAACACACAGCATCATACAGCTAAGCCAGCTATTGTTCTGCAGCAAAAGACATATGCAGTGCAGCTTTAGAGCCGATCTGTAAACACAGAGAGGATatgataaaacaaagagctgagTAGAAATAAATCTGGGTTAAATTATATCTTTGCTGGATGAAAAGCTCACCAGTAATGACGGAAAAGCCTCGACTGTTTATTTGGTCCAAAACGTTCTATCGTCAAAATATAGAAAAGAAACACATGGAAAGACTTTGCACTCTAAGAATAAACGGAGAGAAAATAGCATAGTTTATCACaaaccaggaaaaaaagaaagaaaaaacggaAGTGACGCACTCAAAATGCCGTCTACTTCCTTTGTGGTAGaagattaatttgaaaatgtcgCCCTCTAGcgttcattttcttttgacgagatgtttttataaaaaatacagatgaaataaatcagtatattattattattattattattattattattattattattattattattattattattattattattattacactaATGAgatgttctttttattatttaatcctCTCTTTAggtcaaatatattttcttgtaaCAGTAACATCATTACTCCAAAGAAATACTTGCACCTCTCTAAAGATCTGTATATTTGTTCTTTCTCTAGGGCTGCAAGAACAAAGTTATGTATGTTGAAAAAAGGATCAACTCTTCTGCTTTTGTGCAGACCCTCAAAACGGCACAGGAGAATTTAAAAGCCTAGAAAAGGCaacaaaatatcagaaattaaaaataactaaatta
Coding sequences within:
- the manbal gene encoding protein MANBAL, yielding MSAELDLSPPEVPEPTLLESILRYGLFLGAIFQLICILAIIMPSSKGHDQEETESTESKTGEQMKKAKGAAPQIRQKQKKESKKKR